The following are encoded together in the Bradyrhizobium algeriense genome:
- a CDS encoding efflux RND transporter permease subunit, whose amino-acid sequence MASISEPFIRRPVGTTLLAIGLFLVGIVAYVFLPVSAVPNVDFPMIRVSATRPGADPSVMASTVAAPLERRLGQIAGLDQITSTSSLGTTSIQLQFSIGRDIDRAARDVQAAINASLADLPSDLPSLPRFRKANPSAAPVFVLALTSKTLTTSAMYDVADTVIAQRISQVPGVGEVNVTGADQPAVRIALNPVALSNAGIATDDVRLAIINANPLGPVGIFNGGRQSETISTNKQMRTAAEFRDIIIKSSAGNFVRLADVAEVEDSVRNSRSIAWFNKQPAVLIQITKQGDANVIDTVDRVRALLPDLKQWLPGGVEISTLVDRTGTIRASVLDMQYTLLATAFLVMVVVFAFLRRLTPTIAAGVSVPLALAGTCAGMWLAGFSIDNLSLMALAISVGFVVDDAIVMIENMYRNLEHGMAPYPAALEGAKQIGFTVLSISLSLIAAFTPLIFMDGIVGRLLREFSLTLTFAIVVSTVVSLTITPMICAHYIKEATSDRATWFDRLVEGTLSRIVSFYTWTLRAVLGFPFLTLLVFFATIALTVVLYIKTPKGYFPTDDSGFVIGATRASPDTSFQAMLGLQQQLADIVMADPAVAGVGSSLGGTAGPGGGGSNRGTMFISLKPPEERAGMSTAQVIDRLRRNLYRVAGIRLFMFAAQDIRTGGRQSDSDYQYTLSSTNLDLLQKWAPLVAKRMETVEGITDVSSDRDPGGLQLSLVIDRKTASSLGVRVQDIDNALNNAFAQRQISIIYTQRNQYMVVLEIDPKFQSDPSNLERIFVAGANDAQVPLSAVVRYQRGLSPLAVYHSQSFPSTTVSFNLLPDVPLEVATTNIQRAVEELHMPEGIRGSFDGNAGDFNKTSGRQPLLILGALVAMYIVLGVLYESLAHPITIISTLPSAGLGALLALQVTNTPLTVIAFVGIILLIGIVKKNGIMMVDFALDAERHRGLSSADAIFEACRARFRPILMTTMAALFAGIPLVIATGPGTELRRPLGITIIGGLFVSQILTLYTTPVIYLLIDRLRQRSRPAAIPAPAE is encoded by the coding sequence ATGGCATCGATCTCGGAGCCCTTCATCCGCAGGCCGGTTGGCACCACGCTGCTGGCGATTGGGCTCTTTCTGGTCGGCATCGTCGCCTATGTCTTTCTGCCGGTCTCGGCCGTGCCCAATGTCGACTTCCCGATGATCCGGGTGTCGGCCACGCGGCCCGGCGCCGATCCTTCCGTGATGGCCTCAACCGTTGCCGCGCCGCTCGAACGCCGGCTCGGCCAGATCGCGGGCCTCGACCAGATCACTTCGACCAGTTCGCTCGGCACCACCAGCATCCAGTTGCAATTCTCGATCGGCCGCGACATCGATCGCGCGGCGCGCGATGTGCAGGCTGCGATCAATGCCTCGCTGGCGGACCTGCCGAGCGACCTGCCGTCGCTGCCGCGCTTCCGCAAGGCCAACCCTTCAGCCGCACCGGTATTCGTGCTGGCGCTGACGTCGAAGACGCTGACGACCAGTGCGATGTACGACGTCGCCGATACCGTGATCGCGCAACGCATCTCGCAGGTGCCGGGCGTGGGCGAAGTCAACGTCACCGGCGCCGACCAGCCCGCGGTGCGTATCGCGCTCAACCCGGTGGCGCTGTCGAATGCGGGAATCGCCACCGACGACGTGCGGCTTGCCATTATCAACGCCAATCCGCTGGGTCCGGTCGGCATCTTCAACGGCGGCCGCCAGAGCGAGACGATCTCGACCAACAAGCAGATGCGAACCGCGGCCGAATTCCGCGACATCATCATCAAGAGCTCGGCCGGCAATTTCGTCCGCCTCGCCGACGTCGCCGAGGTCGAGGATTCCGTCCGCAACAGCCGCTCGATCGCCTGGTTCAACAAACAGCCCGCGGTGTTGATCCAGATCACCAAGCAGGGCGACGCCAACGTGATCGACACGGTCGACCGGGTGAGGGCGCTATTGCCGGATCTGAAGCAGTGGCTCCCAGGCGGGGTAGAGATTTCGACCCTGGTCGACCGTACCGGCACCATCCGCGCCAGCGTGCTCGATATGCAGTACACGCTGCTGGCGACGGCGTTCCTGGTGATGGTTGTCGTGTTCGCGTTCCTGCGGCGGCTGACGCCGACCATCGCGGCCGGCGTCTCGGTGCCGCTGGCGCTGGCCGGCACCTGCGCCGGCATGTGGCTCGCCGGCTTCTCGATCGACAATCTGTCGCTGATGGCGCTCGCGATCTCGGTCGGCTTCGTGGTCGACGACGCCATCGTCATGATCGAGAACATGTACCGCAACCTCGAACACGGCATGGCGCCTTACCCGGCAGCGCTGGAGGGCGCCAAGCAAATCGGCTTTACCGTGCTGTCGATCAGCCTGTCCCTGATCGCGGCGTTTACGCCGCTGATCTTCATGGACGGGATCGTCGGCCGGCTGTTGCGCGAATTCTCGCTGACGCTGACCTTTGCGATCGTGGTGTCGACTGTGGTCTCGCTCACGATCACGCCGATGATCTGTGCGCATTACATCAAGGAGGCGACGTCGGATCGCGCGACCTGGTTCGATCGCCTGGTCGAGGGCACGCTGTCGCGCATCGTTTCTTTCTATACCTGGACGCTGCGGGCGGTGCTGGGCTTTCCGTTCCTGACCCTGCTCGTGTTCTTTGCCACCATCGCGCTGACGGTGGTGCTCTATATCAAGACGCCGAAGGGCTATTTCCCCACTGACGACAGCGGGTTCGTGATCGGCGCGACGCGCGCATCCCCCGACACATCGTTCCAGGCGATGCTCGGGCTGCAGCAGCAACTGGCCGACATCGTCATGGCCGACCCGGCGGTCGCCGGCGTCGGCTCTTCGCTCGGCGGCACCGCCGGTCCTGGCGGTGGCGGCTCCAACCGCGGCACCATGTTCATCAGCCTGAAGCCGCCGGAGGAGCGGGCAGGTATGTCGACCGCGCAGGTGATCGATCGCCTGCGGCGGAATCTCTACCGGGTCGCCGGGATCCGCCTGTTCATGTTCGCCGCGCAGGACATCCGCACCGGCGGTCGGCAGAGCGATTCCGACTATCAGTATACGCTGTCGAGCACCAATCTCGATCTGTTGCAGAAATGGGCACCGCTGGTCGCCAAGCGCATGGAGACGGTGGAGGGCATCACCGACGTTTCGAGCGACCGCGACCCCGGCGGGCTGCAATTGTCGCTGGTGATCGACCGCAAGACGGCGTCAAGCCTCGGCGTGCGCGTCCAGGATATCGACAACGCCCTGAACAACGCGTTCGCGCAACGGCAGATCTCGATCATCTATACCCAGCGGAACCAGTACATGGTGGTGCTGGAAATCGATCCGAAATTCCAGAGCGATCCCTCCAACCTCGAGCGTATCTTCGTGGCCGGCGCCAACGACGCCCAGGTGCCGCTATCGGCCGTGGTGCGCTACCAGCGCGGCCTGTCGCCGCTCGCGGTGTATCACTCGCAATCGTTCCCCTCGACGACGGTGTCGTTCAATCTGCTGCCCGACGTGCCGCTGGAGGTCGCGACTACAAACATCCAGCGCGCCGTCGAGGAACTGCACATGCCGGAAGGCATCCGTGGCAGTTTCGACGGCAATGCCGGCGATTTCAACAAGACCAGCGGCCGGCAGCCGCTGCTGATCCTGGGCGCGCTGGTGGCGATGTATATCGTGCTCGGCGTGCTCTATGAGAGCCTCGCGCATCCGATCACGATCATTTCGACGCTGCCATCCGCAGGGCTCGGCGCGCTGCTCGCGCTGCAGGTGACCAATACGCCGCTGACCGTGATCGCCTTCGTCGGCATCATCCTGTTGATCGGCATCGTCAAGAAGAACGGCATCATGATGGTCGATTTTGCGCTCGACGCCGAGCGCCACCGCGGGCTGTCGTCGGCGGACGCGATTTTCGAGGCGTGCCGCGCCCGCTTCCGGCCGATCCTGATGACGACAATGGCCGCCTTGTTTGCCGGCATTCCGCTGGTCATTGCCACCGGCCCCGGCACCGAGCTGCGCCGGCCGCTCGGCATCACCATCATCGGCGGATTGTTCGTGTCGCAGATCCTGACGCTTTATACGACGCCGGTGATCTACCTGCTGATCGACCGGTTGCGGCAGCGATCCCGGCCGGCAGCGATCCCGGCGCCGGCCGAATAG
- a CDS encoding tRNA-uridine aminocarboxypropyltransferase yields MSEQANPKFGVPKSGAAEEVVPDCPHCGKPLPLCICDSVTPIKSRISLLILQHPQEQDRALGTARLTAMHFKDAVVKIGLSWPSLSKALGRKVDDPSRWAVLYLGSAKVADLDTDAEIVAINRKGEVEPHQRAILSDIEGIVLLDGTWSQAKALWWRNAWMLKCQRVILGPKRPSRYGKLRKEPRGDGLSTIEAAGLLLAGLEKRPEIAEALNASFDRMLARYREVQAEMPKLAPKPKKKDYRRRKRG; encoded by the coding sequence ATGTCAGAACAAGCCAATCCCAAGTTTGGCGTCCCCAAGTCCGGCGCCGCCGAAGAGGTGGTCCCGGACTGTCCGCATTGCGGCAAGCCGCTGCCGCTCTGTATCTGCGACAGCGTTACGCCGATCAAGAGCCGCATCTCGCTGTTGATCCTGCAGCACCCGCAGGAGCAGGACAGGGCGCTCGGCACCGCGCGGCTGACCGCGATGCATTTCAAGGATGCGGTCGTCAAGATCGGCCTGTCCTGGCCAAGCCTCTCCAAGGCGCTGGGACGGAAGGTCGATGATCCCTCGCGCTGGGCGGTGCTTTATCTCGGTTCAGCCAAGGTCGCCGATCTCGATACCGATGCCGAAATCGTCGCAATCAATCGCAAGGGCGAGGTCGAGCCGCACCAGCGCGCCATCCTCTCCGACATCGAAGGCATCGTGCTGCTCGACGGAACCTGGAGCCAGGCCAAGGCGCTGTGGTGGCGCAATGCGTGGATGCTGAAATGCCAGCGGGTCATTCTGGGCCCGAAACGCCCGTCACGTTACGGCAAGCTCCGCAAGGAGCCGCGCGGCGACGGCCTTTCCACGATCGAGGCCGCAGGCCTGCTGCTGGCGGGGCTCGAAAAGCGGCCTGAGATCGCCGAGGCGCTCAACGCCAGCTTTGACCGAATGCTGGCGCGGTATCGGGAAGTGCAGGCCGAAATGCCCAAGCTCGCGCCCAAGCCGAAGAAGAAGGACTATCGGCGGCGCAAGCGGGGCTGA